Proteins encoded in a region of the Limanda limanda chromosome 17, fLimLim1.1, whole genome shotgun sequence genome:
- the tmem11 gene encoding transmembrane protein 11, mitochondrial, which yields MASLGRRRGVPVSRERGVMAATDCYIVHEIYNGENAQDQFEYELEQALEAQYKYIVIEPTRIGDETARWITVGNCLHKTAVLSGTACLFTPLSLPVEYSRYVALPAGALSVACSALYGISWQFDPCCKYQVEYDSQKLSRLPLHTLTSSTPVVLVRRDDVHRKRLHNTIALAALAYCAKKIYELYAV from the exons ATGGCGTCGCTGGGAAGGAGGCGCGGTGTCCCAGTGAGCAGGGAGAG GGGAGTGATGGCGGCCACAGACTGCTACATTGTGCACGAGATCTACAACGGGGAGAACGCACAGGACCAGTTCGAGTACGAGTTGGAGCAAGCACTGGAGGCCCAGTATAAATACATTGTTATTGAGCCCACGCGTATCGGAGACGAGACGGCCCGTTGGATTACAGTTGGCAACTGCCTGCACAAGACGGCTGTGTTGTCAGGAACGGCTTGCCTCTTCACGCCTCTTTCCCTGCCCGTCGAATACTCGCGCTACGTGGCGCTGCCCGCCGGCGCCCTCAGCGTGGCCTGCTCTGCCCTCTACGGGATTTCTTGGCAGTTCGACCCCTGCTGCAAGTACCAGGTGGaatatgacagccaaaaactcTCACGGCTGCCCCTGCATACGCTCACCTCCTCGACGCCCGTGGTGTTGGTACGCAGGGATGACGTCCACAGAAAGAGACTCCATAACACGATAGCACTGGCTGCCCTGGCGTACTGCGCCAAGAAGATCTATGAACTCTATGCTGTATGA
- the natd1 gene encoding protein NATD1, whose translation MAQAAPASVAPDAASPPMLVEHDKKRRQFVIRLNGSHDRAVLLYEYVGKKTVDLQHTEVPDAYRGRGIAKHLAKAAMDFVVEEDLKAHLTCWYIQKYVKENPQPQYFEHICQ comes from the exons ATGGCGCAGGCAGCCCCGGCCAGCGTGGCCCCCGACGCCGCCAGCCCCCCGATGCTGGTGGAGCACGACAAGAAGCGACGGCAGTTTGTAATAAGACTGAATG GATCTCATGATCGGGCAGTTCTCCTGTATGAATATGTCGGCAAAAAGACTGTGGATTTGCAACACACCGAGGTTCCAGACGCTTACAGAGGGAGAGGAATCGCCAAGCACCTGGCCAAG GCAGCCATGGATTTTGTGGTGGAAGAGGACCTGAAAGCCCACCTGACCTGCTGGTACATTCAGAAGTACGTCAAAGAGAATCCTCAGCCTCAGTACTTTGAACACATTTGTCAGTGA